One region of Catenuloplanes indicus genomic DNA includes:
- the groL gene encoding chaperonin GroEL (60 kDa chaperone family; promotes refolding of misfolded polypeptides especially under stressful conditions; forms two stacked rings of heptamers to form a barrel-shaped 14mer; ends can be capped by GroES; misfolded proteins enter the barrel where they are refolded when GroES binds) encodes MAKILSFSDDARHLLEHGVNALADTVKVTLGPRGRNVVLDKKFGAPTITNDGVTIAKEIELTNPYENLGAQLVKEVATKTNDVAGDGTTTATVLAQALVREGIRNLTAGANPAGIKRGLDAGVEAVSNALIEKAVEVADHKAIAHVATVSAQDATIGELIAEAMDRVGRDGVITVEEGSTLATELDITEGLQFDKGFISPNFVTDAEAQEVVLEDPYILITTSKISTVEEILPLLEKVLQDSKPLLIIAEDVEGQALATLVVNAIRKTFKVAAVKAPGFGDRRKAMLQDIAISTGAELIAPELGYKLDQTTISQLGTARRVVVDKENTTIVDGGGNSAEVADRVAQIKKEIEATDSDWDREKLSERLAKLGSGIAVIKAGGATEVEMKERKHRIEDAIAATKAAVEEGTVPGGGAALVQVASVLDGDLGKTGDEATGVRILRKALVEPLRWIAQNAGHDGYVVVNKVTDSPWGTGLNAATDEYVDLAAAGIIDPVKVTRSAVANAVSIAGLLLTTETLVAEKPAEPEPAAAGGHGHSHGHGHQHGPGF; translated from the coding sequence ATGGCGAAGATCCTGAGCTTCTCGGATGACGCCCGCCACCTGCTCGAGCACGGCGTCAACGCGCTCGCGGACACCGTAAAGGTCACCCTCGGGCCGCGCGGCCGCAACGTCGTGCTGGACAAGAAGTTCGGCGCTCCGACGATCACCAACGACGGCGTCACCATCGCCAAGGAGATCGAGCTCACCAACCCGTACGAGAACCTTGGCGCTCAGCTCGTCAAGGAGGTGGCGACGAAGACCAACGACGTCGCCGGTGACGGGACCACCACCGCGACCGTGCTGGCTCAGGCGCTGGTCCGGGAGGGCATCCGCAACCTGACCGCCGGCGCGAACCCGGCCGGCATCAAGCGCGGCCTGGACGCGGGCGTCGAGGCCGTGTCGAACGCGCTGATCGAGAAGGCGGTCGAGGTCGCGGACCACAAGGCGATCGCGCACGTCGCGACCGTCTCCGCGCAGGACGCCACGATCGGCGAGCTGATCGCCGAGGCGATGGACCGGGTCGGCCGCGACGGCGTCATCACCGTCGAGGAGGGCTCCACGCTCGCCACCGAGCTGGACATCACCGAGGGTCTGCAGTTCGACAAGGGCTTCATCTCACCGAACTTCGTGACCGACGCCGAGGCGCAGGAGGTGGTGCTGGAGGACCCGTACATCCTGATCACCACCTCGAAGATCTCCACGGTCGAGGAGATCCTGCCGCTCCTGGAGAAGGTGCTGCAGGACAGCAAGCCGCTGCTGATCATCGCCGAGGACGTCGAGGGCCAGGCGCTCGCGACGCTCGTGGTGAACGCGATCCGCAAGACCTTCAAGGTCGCCGCGGTGAAGGCGCCGGGCTTCGGCGACCGCCGCAAGGCCATGCTGCAGGACATCGCGATCTCCACCGGCGCGGAGCTCATCGCCCCCGAGCTCGGCTACAAGCTGGACCAGACGACGATCTCCCAGCTGGGCACCGCCCGCCGCGTGGTCGTCGACAAGGAGAACACCACGATCGTCGACGGCGGCGGCAACTCCGCCGAGGTCGCCGACCGGGTCGCCCAGATCAAGAAGGAGATCGAGGCGACCGACTCCGACTGGGACCGGGAGAAGCTCTCCGAGCGTCTCGCGAAGCTCGGCAGCGGCATCGCGGTCATCAAGGCCGGCGGCGCGACCGAGGTCGAGATGAAGGAGCGCAAGCACCGCATCGAGGACGCGATCGCCGCCACCAAGGCCGCGGTCGAGGAGGGCACCGTCCCGGGCGGCGGCGCCGCGCTGGTCCAGGTCGCCTCCGTGCTCGACGGCGACCTCGGCAAGACCGGCGACGAGGCCACCGGCGTCCGGATCCTCCGCAAGGCGCTCGTCGAGCCGCTGCGCTGGATCGCCCAGAACGCCGGCCACGACGGCTACGTCGTGGTCAACAAGGTCACCGATTCCCCCTGGGGCACCGGCCTGAACGCGGCCACCGACGAGTACGTCGACCTGGCCGCCGCCGGCATCATCGACCCGGTCAAGGTGACGCGCTCCGCCGTCGCCAACGCCGTCTCGATCGCCGGCCTGCTCCTCACGACCGAGACCCTGGTCGCCGAGAAGCCCGCCGAGCCCGAGCCCGCCGCCGCCGGCGGCCACGGCCACTCGCACGGCCACGGCCACCAGCACGGCCCGGGCTTCTGA
- the groES gene encoding co-chaperone GroES: MPVTTATQVAIKPLEDRILVQANEAETTTASGIVIPDTAKEKPQEGTVVAVGPGRVDDKGNRIPVDVKVGDTVIYSKYGGTEVKYAGAEYLVLSARDVLAVIEK; encoded by the coding sequence ATGCCCGTGACTACCGCGACCCAGGTTGCGATCAAGCCGCTCGAGGACCGCATCCTCGTCCAGGCGAACGAGGCCGAGACCACCACGGCGTCGGGCATCGTGATCCCCGACACCGCCAAGGAGAAGCCGCAGGAGGGGACCGTCGTCGCCGTCGGACCCGGCCGCGTCGACGACAAGGGCAACCGCATCCCGGTTGACGTGAAGGTCGGCGACACCGTCATCTACTCGAAGTACGGCGGCACCGAGGTCAAGTACGCCGGCGCCGAGTACCTCGTGCTCTCCGCGCGCGACGTGCTCGCCGTCATCGAGAAGTGA
- a CDS encoding class I SAM-dependent methyltransferase → MELDLLRTPEGEAALAAAAATDGGDALAAAAGLRRAGFPPELASAALTQAELRRRAVAKFGADADVMFFTRAGLEQATRATVAARRAARLHAAGVRVLADLGCGLGADAIAAARTGIRVRAVEADPHTAALTTANAAALGLTGLITVTTGDATEADLTGVDAVFCDPARRASKTGRRVFDPASFSPPWDFVAGLAARVPRTVLKLSPGIDHELIPDGAEAEWVSVGGDVVEAAFWCGPLAGVPRRAAVLPDGGELTGEPDVPAGVGGVRRYVYDPDGAVVRAHLVAAFADRVGGVLADPQIAYVYADTPVATGFGRCLEVLDTMPFSLKRLRAELRRREVGRVEILKRGSALDVAQLRRDLRLSGPEELSLVLTRVADAPVTLLCRPVPSRNMS, encoded by the coding sequence GTGGAGCTGGATCTGCTGCGTACCCCCGAGGGAGAGGCCGCGCTCGCCGCGGCCGCGGCGACGGACGGCGGTGACGCGCTGGCCGCGGCTGCCGGGCTGCGGCGTGCCGGTTTTCCGCCGGAGCTGGCCTCGGCCGCGCTGACCCAGGCCGAGCTGCGCCGGCGCGCGGTCGCGAAGTTCGGCGCGGACGCGGACGTCATGTTCTTCACCCGCGCCGGGCTGGAGCAGGCCACCCGCGCCACGGTGGCGGCACGCCGGGCGGCCAGGCTGCACGCCGCGGGCGTACGCGTGCTGGCCGATCTGGGTTGTGGTCTCGGCGCGGACGCGATCGCGGCGGCCCGGACGGGCATCCGCGTGCGGGCCGTGGAGGCCGACCCGCACACCGCGGCGCTGACCACGGCCAACGCGGCCGCGCTGGGACTGACCGGCCTGATCACGGTGACCACCGGAGACGCCACCGAGGCCGACCTGACCGGCGTGGACGCGGTGTTCTGCGACCCCGCCCGGCGTGCCTCGAAGACCGGCCGGCGCGTCTTCGACCCGGCGTCGTTCTCCCCGCCCTGGGACTTCGTGGCCGGGCTGGCCGCACGCGTGCCGCGTACCGTGCTGAAGCTCTCCCCCGGCATCGATCACGAGCTGATCCCGGACGGCGCGGAGGCGGAGTGGGTGAGCGTGGGCGGCGACGTGGTGGAGGCCGCGTTCTGGTGCGGGCCGCTGGCCGGTGTGCCGCGCCGCGCCGCGGTGCTGCCGGACGGCGGCGAGCTGACCGGCGAGCCGGACGTGCCCGCCGGGGTCGGCGGCGTGCGGCGGTACGTCTACGACCCGGACGGCGCGGTCGTGCGGGCACACCTGGTGGCCGCGTTCGCGGATCGGGTCGGCGGCGTCCTGGCCGACCCGCAGATCGCCTACGTCTATGCGGACACGCCGGTGGCGACCGGTTTCGGCCGCTGCCTGGAGGTACTGGACACGATGCCGTTCTCGCTGAAGCGACTGCGCGCCGAGCTGCGGCGGCGCGAGGTGGGCCGGGTCGAGATCCTCAAGCGCGGTTCCGCGCTCGACGTCGCCCAGTTGCGTCGTGACCTGCGACTCAGCGGTCCGGAGGAGTTGTCGCTGGTGCTCACCCGGGTGGCCGACGCCCCCGTAACGTTGCTCTGTCGGCCCGTACCGTCGAGGAATATGTCTTGA
- a CDS encoding sugar ABC transporter substrate-binding protein — MRRGLATLTAAIVAAGSIAACGGDDAADDAIPKIAVILPDSSSSDRWETADRKFLESAFQNAGISFDIQNAQGDKTAFQSIADQQITNGATVLMIANLDSGTGKAVLDKARAKGVATIDYDRLTLGGGAEYYVSFDNVAVGKLQGEGLQQCLTALKATKPVIAELHGSPTDNNATLFKEGYQSVLNPLYQSGAAVKGPEQAVPDWSNTEAGKIFEQMLTQSPNIRGVLAANDGMGNAVIQVLKRNNLNGKVPVTGQDADVQGLQNILAGDQCMTVYKAIREEANAAAKLAISLAKGERQEVTGKVADPESGREVPSVLLTPKAIFRQDVKSVVVDGYVTRSELCTDAFAAACQELGIY; from the coding sequence ATGCGCCGCGGTCTCGCCACCCTCACCGCCGCCATCGTCGCGGCCGGCTCGATCGCCGCCTGCGGAGGTGACGACGCGGCCGACGACGCGATCCCGAAGATTGCCGTGATCCTTCCGGACAGCTCGTCGTCCGACCGCTGGGAGACGGCGGACCGCAAGTTCCTGGAGAGCGCGTTCCAGAACGCCGGCATCTCGTTCGACATCCAGAACGCGCAGGGCGACAAGACCGCGTTCCAGTCCATCGCCGACCAGCAGATCACCAACGGCGCCACGGTGCTGATGATCGCCAACCTGGACTCCGGCACCGGCAAGGCGGTCCTGGACAAGGCACGGGCCAAGGGCGTCGCCACGATCGACTACGACCGGCTCACGCTCGGCGGCGGCGCCGAATACTACGTCTCGTTCGACAACGTGGCCGTCGGCAAGCTCCAGGGCGAGGGCCTGCAGCAGTGCCTGACCGCACTGAAGGCCACCAAGCCGGTGATCGCGGAGCTGCACGGCTCCCCCACCGACAACAACGCCACGCTGTTCAAGGAGGGCTACCAGTCCGTGCTGAACCCGCTCTACCAGAGCGGCGCCGCCGTGAAGGGCCCGGAGCAGGCCGTCCCGGACTGGAGCAACACGGAGGCCGGCAAGATCTTCGAGCAGATGCTCACGCAGAGCCCGAACATCCGCGGCGTGCTGGCCGCGAACGACGGCATGGGCAACGCGGTCATCCAGGTGCTGAAGCGGAACAACCTGAACGGCAAGGTGCCGGTCACCGGCCAGGACGCGGACGTGCAGGGCCTGCAGAACATCCTCGCGGGCGACCAGTGCATGACCGTCTACAAGGCGATCAGGGAAGAGGCCAACGCGGCCGCGAAGCTCGCCATCTCACTGGCCAAGGGCGAACGCCAGGAGGTCACCGGCAAGGTCGCCGACCCGGAGAGCGGCCGCGAGGTCCCGTCCGTGCTGCTCACTCCGAAGGCGATCTTCCGGCAGGACGTGAAATCCGTGGTCGTCGACGGCTACGTCACCCGCAGCGAGCTGTGCACCGACGCGTTCGCCGCGGCCTGCCAGGAGCTCGGCATCTACTGA
- the ybaK gene encoding Cys-tRNA(Pro) deacylase codes for MAKSASKAGGTPATTLLTRQKIAFTAHTYEVDPKATSYGEAAASALGVAPTRLFKTLVATVDGQLAVGVVPVSASLDLKALAAALGGKRATMADPAAAERATGYVTGGISPFGQRSRLRIVVDSSAEGQETVFVSGGRRGLQVEVPPSAFPDAAGAIFAPIATG; via the coding sequence GTGGCGAAGTCTGCGAGCAAGGCCGGCGGCACCCCGGCGACGACGCTGCTCACCCGGCAGAAGATCGCGTTCACCGCGCACACGTACGAGGTCGACCCCAAGGCCACCTCCTACGGCGAGGCGGCCGCGTCCGCGCTCGGCGTCGCACCGACGCGCCTGTTCAAGACGCTGGTCGCAACCGTTGACGGCCAACTCGCGGTCGGCGTGGTCCCGGTCTCGGCCTCCCTGGACCTGAAGGCGCTGGCGGCCGCGCTCGGCGGCAAACGCGCCACGATGGCCGACCCGGCCGCCGCCGAACGCGCCACCGGCTACGTGACCGGCGGCATTTCTCCGTTCGGCCAGCGCTCCCGCCTCCGAATCGTGGTCGACTCGTCCGCGGAGGGCCAGGAGACCGTCTTCGTCTCCGGCGGGCGTCGCGGACTCCAGGTCGAGGTCCCGCCGTCCGCCTTTCCGGACGCCGCCGGTGCGATCTTCGCACCTATCGCCACTGGTTGA
- a CDS encoding sugar ABC transporter substrate-binding protein: MRRVLTTLAAAGLAAGTLVACGDDSGTGDARPAKIGVILPDSASSNRWETADRKYLEAAFKAAGVEYDIQNAQGDKNAFQTIADQMITNGTTVLMITNLDSGTGKAVLDKAKSQGVATIDYDRLTLGGSAEYYVSFDNVQVGKLQGEGLQKCLTDLKVTKPVVAELHGSPTDNNATLFQQGYESVLNPLYENGTYIKGPQEPVPQWNNTTAGTIFEQMLTQTNNKIDGVLAANDGLGNAVVTVLKRNGLNGKVPVTGQDADVQALQNILVGDQCMTVYKAVKQEADAAAELAIALSKGERKDVPGKVTDPETGREVPSVLLTPKAIFFDSVKDVVADGYWTAAQLCTGVYAVKCTEAGVS; the protein is encoded by the coding sequence ATGCGCAGAGTCCTGACCACGCTGGCCGCGGCCGGCCTTGCTGCGGGCACGCTCGTCGCGTGCGGCGACGACTCGGGCACCGGGGACGCGCGACCCGCCAAGATCGGCGTCATTCTGCCGGACAGTGCCTCGTCGAACCGCTGGGAGACGGCGGATCGGAAGTATCTTGAGGCGGCGTTCAAGGCGGCTGGCGTCGAGTATGACATTCAGAACGCGCAGGGCGACAAAAACGCGTTCCAGACCATCGCGGACCAGATGATCACGAACGGCACCACGGTTCTGATGATCACCAACCTCGATTCCGGCACCGGTAAGGCCGTGCTCGACAAGGCGAAGAGCCAGGGTGTGGCCACGATCGACTACGACCGGCTCACGCTCGGCGGCAGCGCGGAGTACTACGTGAGCTTCGACAACGTGCAGGTGGGCAAGCTGCAGGGCGAAGGTCTGCAGAAGTGCCTGACCGACCTGAAGGTGACCAAGCCGGTCGTCGCGGAGCTGCACGGCTCGCCCACCGACAACAATGCCACGCTGTTCCAGCAGGGCTACGAGTCGGTGCTGAACCCGCTGTACGAGAACGGCACCTACATCAAGGGGCCGCAGGAGCCGGTGCCGCAGTGGAACAACACCACGGCCGGCACGATCTTCGAGCAGATGCTCACCCAGACGAACAACAAGATCGACGGCGTGCTGGCCGCGAACGACGGGCTCGGCAACGCGGTCGTGACCGTGCTGAAGCGGAACGGCCTGAACGGCAAGGTGCCGGTCACCGGCCAGGACGCGGACGTGCAGGCGCTGCAGAACATTCTCGTCGGCGACCAGTGCATGACCGTCTACAAGGCGGTCAAGCAGGAGGCGGACGCGGCGGCCGAGCTGGCCATCGCGCTGTCGAAGGGCGAGCGGAAGGACGTGCCGGGCAAGGTCACCGATCCGGAGACCGGCCGGGAGGTTCCGTCCGTGCTGCTCACCCCGAAGGCGATCTTCTTCGATAGCGTCAAGGACGTGGTCGCGGACGGTTACTGGACCGCGGCGCAGCTGTGCACCGGTGTGTACGCGGTCAAGTGCACCGAGGCCGGCGTCAGCTAG
- a CDS encoding ATP-binding cassette domain-containing protein codes for MSGTPLLELRGIDKGFGPVQVLRDVNFAVHPGEVTALVGDNGAGKSTLVKCVSGIYPIDSGQIFFEGRPVSINSPRDAASLGLEVVYQDLALCDNLDIVQNMFLGREKRSGLVLDEPTMEQLASETLASLSVRTVKSLRQHASSLSGGQRQTVAIAKAVLWNSKVVILDEPTAALGVAQTAQVLELVRRLADRGLAVVLISHNMNDVFAISDRIATLYLGRMAAQVKTTDVTHSQIVELITAGRSGELGLAENGGPR; via the coding sequence GTGTCCGGGACACCCCTGCTGGAACTGCGCGGGATCGACAAGGGCTTCGGCCCGGTCCAGGTCCTGCGCGACGTGAACTTCGCGGTCCACCCCGGCGAGGTCACCGCGCTGGTCGGTGACAACGGCGCCGGCAAGTCCACGCTGGTCAAGTGCGTCAGTGGCATCTACCCCATCGACTCCGGGCAGATCTTCTTCGAGGGCCGGCCGGTCTCGATCAACAGCCCGCGGGACGCGGCCTCGCTCGGGCTGGAGGTCGTCTACCAGGACCTCGCGCTCTGCGACAACCTCGACATCGTGCAGAACATGTTCCTCGGCCGGGAGAAGCGCAGCGGTCTGGTGCTGGACGAGCCGACCATGGAACAGCTTGCGTCGGAGACGCTGGCCAGCCTGTCCGTGCGCACGGTGAAGTCGCTGCGCCAGCACGCGTCCAGCCTCTCCGGCGGTCAGCGGCAGACCGTCGCGATCGCCAAGGCCGTGCTCTGGAACAGCAAGGTCGTCATCCTGGACGAGCCGACGGCCGCGCTCGGCGTGGCACAGACCGCGCAGGTGCTGGAGCTGGTCCGCCGGCTCGCGGACCGCGGGCTGGCGGTCGTGCTGATCTCGCACAACATGAACGACGTCTTCGCCATCTCGGACCGGATCGCCACGCTCTACCTCGGGCGAATGGCCGCGCAGGTGAAGACCACGGACGTGACGCACTCGCAGATCGTCGAACTGATCACGGCGGGGCGCAGTGGCGAGCTCGGCCTGGCGGAGAACGGGGGGCCGAGGTGA
- a CDS encoding sugar ABC transporter permease has protein sequence MTTEPTVGGHVRDYLRRVRGGDIGSLPAVLGLIALCVFFGVMRPAFFSAGNFANLFTQGAAVTIIAMGLVFVLLLGEIDLSAGYASGVCASVLAVLLTYQGWPWYAATLAALATGAVIGVSIGFMVAKVGIPSFVVTLAAFLAFQGVALILIKGGTNVPVRDDVLLSVSNRNVPPALGWALFALGVLIYAGIQLWQWRNRHRRGLITDPLGVVLARIGALVAVVGTAVYVLNLERSRNVLITSLKGVPVVVPLIVLLLVILTFVLHRTAYGRHVYAVGGNREAARRAGINVDRIRISVFVICSFMAAIGGVVAASRAASVDANTGGSNVLLYAVGAAVIGGTSLFGGKGRIIDAVIGGAVVAVIDNGMGLMNASAGAKFAWTGGVLLAAASIDALSRRRAAATGLR, from the coding sequence GTGACCACGGAGCCGACGGTGGGCGGGCACGTCCGCGACTACCTGCGCCGGGTGCGCGGCGGCGACATCGGCTCACTGCCGGCGGTACTCGGGCTGATCGCGCTCTGTGTGTTCTTCGGCGTGATGCGGCCGGCCTTCTTCAGCGCCGGCAACTTCGCGAACCTCTTCACCCAGGGCGCCGCGGTCACCATCATCGCGATGGGCCTGGTCTTCGTGCTGCTGCTCGGTGAGATCGACCTCTCCGCCGGGTACGCCAGCGGCGTCTGCGCGTCCGTGCTCGCGGTGCTGCTGACCTACCAGGGCTGGCCGTGGTACGCGGCGACGCTGGCCGCGCTGGCCACCGGCGCGGTGATCGGCGTGTCCATCGGGTTCATGGTGGCGAAGGTCGGCATCCCGTCGTTCGTGGTCACGCTGGCCGCGTTCCTGGCGTTCCAGGGCGTGGCGCTGATCCTGATCAAGGGTGGCACCAACGTGCCGGTCCGGGACGACGTGTTGCTCTCGGTCTCGAACCGGAACGTACCACCGGCGCTCGGCTGGGCGCTGTTCGCGCTCGGCGTGCTGATCTACGCCGGCATCCAGCTCTGGCAGTGGCGCAACCGGCATCGGCGCGGGCTGATCACCGATCCGCTCGGCGTGGTGCTGGCCCGGATCGGCGCGCTGGTCGCGGTGGTCGGTACCGCGGTCTACGTGCTCAACCTGGAGCGCAGCCGGAACGTGCTGATCACCTCGCTGAAGGGCGTGCCGGTGGTGGTGCCGCTGATCGTGCTGCTGCTGGTGATCCTGACGTTCGTGCTGCACCGCACCGCGTACGGCCGCCACGTCTACGCGGTCGGCGGCAACCGGGAGGCCGCGCGCCGGGCCGGCATCAACGTCGACCGGATCCGCATCTCGGTCTTCGTCATCTGCTCCTTCATGGCCGCGATCGGCGGCGTGGTGGCGGCCAGCCGGGCCGCCTCGGTCGACGCGAACACCGGCGGCAGCAACGTGCTGCTCTACGCGGTCGGCGCCGCGGTGATCGGCGGGACCAGCCTGTTCGGTGGCAAGGGCCGGATCATCGACGCGGTGATCGGCGGCGCGGTGGTGGCGGTGATCGACAACGGCATGGGCCTGATGAACGCGAGCGCGGGTGCGAAATTCGCGTGGACCGGTGGCGTGCTACTCGCCGCCGCTAGCATCGATGCGCTGTCCCGGCGTCGCGCGGCGGCCACCGGTCTCCGTTAA
- a CDS encoding ROK family transcriptional regulator, producing the protein MRAGPSQDEVRRQNLGALLRYVHVHGPISRAELTTRLGLNRSTIGALTADLTAAGLVREEAPRGSRRAGRPSLVVLPESSRVYAYALSIEVDRLRAARVGLGGEVLDERVYDRPRDLRVSEVVGPLAAFVKEMQHAAPEGGRYVGVGVAVAGMVRRHDGLVRLTPKAGWVDEPLAEPLAEALGGDHTVRVGNHADLALLAEHLRGVAVDTEDVIYLHGEVGIGAGIIAHGTLITGHGGYAGEVGHMIVHPGGRTCSSCGARGCWESEIGEEALLHALGTDGSGRIPAHQLIAAMRGDPGSHEALRQIGEWLGLGVANLVNIFNPEMVIFGGTLRNLYLTTAAQVRSRLNSLALPASRELLRLRTPKLGEDAALIGAAELAFTQLLADPLSEAPVVPRPPAGR; encoded by the coding sequence ATGCGCGCCGGACCCAGCCAGGACGAGGTCCGCCGGCAGAACCTCGGGGCGCTGCTGCGCTATGTGCACGTGCACGGGCCGATCTCCCGCGCGGAGCTGACCACCCGGCTCGGGCTCAACCGCAGCACGATCGGGGCGCTGACCGCGGATCTGACGGCGGCCGGGCTGGTGCGCGAGGAGGCGCCACGCGGTTCCCGCCGGGCCGGCCGGCCGTCGCTGGTGGTGCTGCCGGAGTCCAGCCGGGTGTACGCGTACGCGCTCAGCATCGAGGTCGACCGGCTGCGCGCGGCCCGGGTCGGGCTGGGCGGTGAGGTGCTGGACGAGCGCGTCTACGACCGTCCCCGGGACCTGCGCGTCTCCGAGGTGGTCGGCCCGCTGGCCGCGTTCGTGAAGGAGATGCAGCACGCGGCGCCGGAGGGCGGCCGGTACGTGGGCGTGGGCGTGGCCGTGGCGGGCATGGTCCGCCGGCACGACGGCCTGGTCCGGCTCACCCCCAAGGCCGGCTGGGTGGACGAGCCGCTCGCCGAACCGCTGGCCGAGGCGCTCGGCGGCGACCACACGGTCCGGGTCGGCAACCACGCGGACCTGGCGCTGCTGGCCGAGCACCTGCGCGGCGTGGCGGTGGACACCGAGGACGTCATCTACCTGCACGGTGAGGTCGGGATCGGCGCCGGGATCATCGCGCACGGCACGCTGATCACCGGCCACGGCGGGTACGCCGGCGAGGTCGGCCACATGATCGTGCACCCGGGCGGCCGTACCTGCAGCAGCTGTGGCGCGCGCGGCTGCTGGGAGTCGGAGATCGGCGAGGAGGCGCTGCTGCACGCGCTGGGCACGGACGGCAGCGGCCGGATCCCCGCGCACCAGCTGATCGCCGCGATGCGCGGGGACCCGGGCAGCCACGAGGCGCTGCGTCAGATCGGAGAGTGGCTCGGCCTCGGCGTCGCCAACCTGGTCAACATCTTCAACCCGGAGATGGTCATTTTCGGCGGTACGCTACGGAACCTCTACCTGACCACGGCCGCCCAGGTGCGGTCGCGGCTCAACTCGCTCGCGTTGCCGGCCAGCCGCGAGCTGCTGCGCCTGCGGACGCCGAAGCTGGGTGAGGACGCGGCGCTGATCGGTGCCGCCGAGCTCGCATTCACTCAGCTTCTCGCGGACCCGCTGAGTGAAGCCCCCGTAGTGCCTCGTCCACCAGCCGGTCGGTGA
- a CDS encoding TetR/AcrR family transcriptional regulator, protein MTAHRGNRHGRSEEARLSILEAADDLLVERGYARLTIEGIAARAGVAKQTIYRWWQSKADVLLEAFSTDAREALSPPDTGELGTDLRLHLRGLATFLTEHDAGAVFRALHGEAQHDATLAARLRAEHLNRQRELDRAPLERAVTRGDLPAGLDLDLLVDTLVGPIYYRVLVTGDPVGAEFTDRLVDEALRGLHSAGPREAE, encoded by the coding sequence GTGACGGCGCATCGAGGCAACCGCCACGGCCGCAGCGAAGAGGCGCGACTCAGCATCCTGGAAGCGGCCGACGATCTGCTGGTCGAGCGCGGCTACGCGCGCCTCACGATCGAGGGGATCGCGGCCCGCGCGGGCGTGGCCAAACAGACCATCTACCGGTGGTGGCAGTCCAAGGCCGACGTGCTGCTGGAGGCGTTCAGCACGGACGCCCGCGAGGCGCTGAGCCCACCGGACACCGGTGAGCTCGGCACCGACCTGCGGCTGCATCTGCGCGGCCTGGCGACGTTCCTGACCGAGCACGACGCCGGTGCGGTGTTCCGCGCGCTGCACGGCGAGGCGCAGCACGACGCCACGCTGGCCGCCCGGCTGCGCGCCGAACACCTGAACCGGCAGCGCGAGCTGGACCGGGCGCCGCTGGAACGCGCGGTGACGCGCGGTGACCTGCCGGCCGGCCTCGACCTGGACCTGCTCGTCGACACGCTGGTCGGGCCGATCTACTACCGGGTGCTGGTCACCGGCGACCCGGTCGGCGCGGAGTTCACCGACCGGCTGGTGGACGAGGCACTACGGGGGCTTCACTCAGCGGGTCCGCGAGAAGCTGAGTGA
- a CDS encoding O-methyltransferase: MNCLSTPRVRTVLDRLHAAADLDEDRPHPRPDAGASAQERADLLADAYMPISARGGDLLYALVRASRPARVVEFGTSFGISTLYLAAAVADNGAGHVVTTELSAAKVTAARANLTEAGLADAVTVLAGDALATLAGEPGPIGLLLLDGWKELCLPVLRLLEDRLAPGALVVADDVSFPTMAPYLEYVRDPAAGYVSVEFPVGDGMEISCRA, from the coding sequence ATGAACTGTCTGTCAACGCCTCGTGTGCGTACCGTTCTCGACCGTCTGCACGCCGCCGCCGACCTCGACGAGGACCGGCCGCACCCCCGCCCCGACGCCGGCGCCTCCGCGCAGGAGCGCGCCGACCTGCTGGCCGACGCCTACATGCCGATCTCCGCGCGCGGCGGTGATCTGCTCTACGCGCTGGTCCGGGCGTCCCGGCCGGCGCGCGTGGTGGAGTTCGGCACGTCGTTCGGCATCTCCACGCTCTACCTGGCCGCGGCCGTGGCCGACAACGGCGCCGGGCACGTGGTGACCACGGAGCTGAGCGCCGCGAAGGTGACCGCGGCCCGGGCCAACCTCACCGAGGCCGGCCTGGCGGACGCGGTCACGGTGCTGGCCGGCGACGCGCTGGCCACGCTCGCCGGCGAGCCCGGCCCGATCGGCCTGCTGCTGCTCGACGGCTGGAAGGAGCTGTGCCTGCCGGTGCTGCGCCTGCTGGAGGACCGGCTGGCCCCGGGCGCGCTGGTCGTCGCGGACGACGTCAGCTTCCCGACCATGGCGCCATACCTGGAGTACGTGCGCGACCCCGCGGCCGGCTACGTGAGCGTGGAGTTCCCGGTCGGCGACGGCATGGAGATCAGCTGCCGGGCGTAA